In Fragaria vesca subsp. vesca linkage group LG1, FraVesHawaii_1.0, whole genome shotgun sequence, the sequence ATGTTCAAGTGCATTATATTCTTCTCCCTTGAAAAAGGTCTCCGCAAAATGCAGGTAAGATTCTGCAAAAAGGCGCGCATGCACGCACGCACAATCTTCATCTAGCAAGTACTTCTACAAATCTAATTCTACCTAGTAATGGTCACAAACAACATTTTCTTCAGTTGCTGCCAGAACCACTCCTGTCAGCTATCTTCCTCTTCTCTTTTAGTATTTCAGTGAAAGGTTTAGGGCCCTGGAAGTCATCTCGAGTTCTCTGCACACATCTCGACTTCCTAATACCACCTCCATTATCTCCTGCTTTCTTCTTCTCTTCTTTAATCTGAGCAAGGGACTTGGGTCCTGTAAAGACAGTTAAATCCTCTTTAGATGATCTCTTCTCCCTTGGTACTGGATTCCTTGTGAATTCAGATGAAGGAAACTGTGGCTGAGCCAGCCTTCTTTCCCGAAGTTTCCGAGATCTGTACTGCTGCGAATGCTTACGTGGACGGCGTTGAATTCCAGCACTGTTAAACACTTCATTCTCCTTGCGTGTGTCATGAGTTCTGTTTACTACTTCTGATGCCAATCTCCCAGGCCGACCCGTATCATGCCTTTGAGGCCATTCTTGCCTTCTACCAATTAACTGAAGTGATTCATGCATTCTTGATAATCCAGAAACTGAACAATCATCAATCACTCTTCGTCTTCTCAGGTGGTTTCTAAGATCCAAACCCTCCTGGTCATCTTCCATTGGCATAAGCTTCCTCTTGCGGGACAATATGGAATCCAACATTATATTTTCTGCATAGCCATGAATACTTCTCTCATTACCAAAAAGGTACCTGGTATCTAGACAATCATAAGAGTCATAAATTTGGTTTTCATATAAAAGTTCAGCACCAGGACACATGGGATCATACTCATCTGGATTGTCATAATCATGCCACTCCTTATTTAGTTCCCAGTGCTCTCCATCTAGTGTGGGAAAGTACTCAGGGCTCACCTCACCACCCAAATTATCGACAATAACATCAAAGTCCGGAGATGATTCCCACCATTCATCTTGCACAATAAGGTCATCTGCTCTCTCCTCTGAACTCTGATCAGTGAATACTGGAGATTTGCTATGAATAGAGCCTTCAGCTGGAAGAAGCAAGGGGTTTGATCTAATTTCATCAACCTCTTCATCCCCATATTCAGAAACATGAGAAACACTTTTCTGTGGTTGTTCCCAATCATCAAGATCCTGCTTAGGATGGAATTTTGTATCTTGTATCAACTGCTTAGGATGGAGTCCAACCGTTGGTGCTGATGCTGTTTCATTTACTACAGATGCCTTGTTTTCTGAAGGAAGTGCTTCAGTACATGTAGAGGCTGTGTTCGAACATTTCCCAGTTGATACACTACCTTCAATGTCATGCAAGAACGTGCAGCTATCACCTTTGCTGCACATCCCATTCAAGTAAAAGTAACAAGGAACGTTGCTCTTGTTTGCAGATATGGAAGATGGGGCGGACTCTGATAGTGCTGCTTCATGCTCCTCCTCCAACGGCTTCAAACACAACTATTCAATAAGTAATCAAATGACCAAGGGATTACAAACAGCCACTAAAGGTATAAATCCACCATGAATTGATAAAAATCTCCACTAGACAATTCCAAAAAAAGAAAAATACAGATGTAAAACCTCAATGCAATTAAGTAATAATTTTCACTTGGTCAGATGTCAACCATCTAGTATTCCTAATACTTCTATCCCAAAACGGTACTAGAAACAATATGTCACAAGGAAGTTTAGCACTTCAGCAGATCATTATACACAATTCAGTCATCAATATGTCCGGAATTTGTTTCATATAACAAGAGAAGGTAATGTGAAGCTTACAGGATGCCTAAAAGCACAGGAGAGATTAAGACAATCCCCAGCCAACCAGTACCAGCAAACTTTCGGATTGAGCCTCGCAATCTTGCTGTGTCGAAACTCACATTCAAGTCCCTGAGTCACAAACATCACCATCACCAATGTCACTATCCAAACAAAGCACAAAGCACAAAGCACAAAGCTCAAATGGTATATTCACACCCAAATAAACATTAAAAAGAAAACAATGACGAAATTGCTTGAGCATTACAACATGTAAAAACCCTGAAACGCAAAGCCAGCCATTTTCAGAAACCCTAAACCTAGAAATTGTAGGGTAATCTGATATGAGAATGGGTGACGAACCTTGTCGCAGGCGGGAGGGGTAGCCATGAAATGGACGCAATCGGTGTTTCGCTTTAGCAAATCTTCATCATCCATTGCAAAACCAGAATTGGCCACGATCGATAGGTAACAGAGAGAGCGAGTGAGAGCCTGAGAAGTTTAGTGATTAGCATTGTTGGGCCAAACCCAATGCAAACTAACAGCCCAATACAAACCAATTGTTACAATCGGGAGGATCGAAAAGGTGTTTAAACCTCTATGAAATTTAATCAGTGTTTATATTCCGAATCAATAAAACCACAAAGTGTTGAATCAGGTTTTATAGTCAAGTTGTCTTCCTGTAACAATTTGTATTTGCAGGAATACAGATACAGTGAACCAAGTCATCTCATCATGCAAACGTAGCAGATTCCTATGCACACTAGGATTCCATTTAAATGGGTATAAACTCCATAGAGAAATTGTTATGCTTCCTATGAAAACATCTTATTGGCAGCAAACTGTTCCTAGTAATTGGCTAATCGCTTCAAAACCTAAACGGCCTCTGCTAATTTTCAAAATTTGTAAACCATTTCTTCTGTGTAGCCAAGTTCTTTTAGTATGCCAGAGAGCTGCAATAAAGCAAAGAGAGAACTTATCAGACTACAAAGCAGGAAGAAGAGAGAAAAGGTCAGGCATTCGCCATGAAAACAACACGATGTCTTTCTTACCTCTCCTTGTGACCAGTCTTTAGCCTTGCCTCCAGATATGTGTTCCATCATCCCAGGAGGACCGCATACCTGCATGAGTGGACAAGTTGAAATGAACGTTGGTTGATGAATTTGAGCATATACTGAACTAGAAAAATACTTTTTTCTTAATATTCTAAGCTGTACATAGTTATACAATACTATATGCAACAAGTAGATGAGCAACTCCCCCAAATAACACTTACAAGGATGAGAGTATCTTCAGAGGGACCAGGTAACCCTTTAACTGCCATGTCCTTTGATATGAAGCCTTTCCCTCCTTTCCAACTCTTTGTAGGATTATCAACTGTGTAATAGACCTGATTTTTCCCCATAGAATACAGTCACATTGTTTGAGAAAAATATTAAATTTGGAATGGCAATAGTAATTCTAAAATGAGGCAAATGGTACCTTCAAATTAGGGTGGGCAGCTGCAAGTAGGTCAAGTTTCTGTTTAAGCAGTATGTCATCTGGAGACACATTAGCATAAAGCAGTGACACCTATGTCATCATCAAAGTTTAATATTCTCAATCAGACATTATTTTCAGGAGGGTATAGTGAATAGTTTCATTGGATTGACCATAAAAAAATGACAGTCACACATATGCGCTAAATATAGAATTGTGAAGAAAACTGTAGTTAGACTCACCTTGGTTGTGTCATCAGGATTTTTAAGTATAGCCTCAATGACCTGAAGCATTGGAGTGATACCAGAACCACCTGCAATCTGGATGAAATACAGAAATTACACGTGAGAGGTGACCTACAGAATTCTAAGTAATTATAACCGACAAATGACTGCCCTTGATAACTTGCTCTTACCATGCCAATGTGTTTCTTCATGTTGGGAATATATCTCAACTTTTCAATAGGCCTGAAAGAAACAGAAACACCTGATTATAAGACAACTTAGAGTGTATCCTCTACTACCCATTTCACTGGTAAAAATAGATTACCCCTTCACTTCGAGTACATCGCCTGGTTTTAAGCTTGCAAAATGCTGGCTCATTTTCCCTTCTGGATACACCTACACACAATTCCGATGAAAGGAAAGAAACTTGAAATCACACCCATTAATCAATAAATCATTAAACACACAGCAAAGCAGTGTATGTGACCACCATAGACAGCATACCTTAATCAATAAGTCAAAGTATCCCTTGGACTCTGGATCTGATATAGGAGTATACCTGGATATATAGGCACACCAAATAAGTTTCTGATGTTATGGAAATAAAATTTGAGAACAACCACCAAAGTGAAAAGTGAAATCCAGAACTCTAATAAATGGATTCAAGTAAACGGCATAGTTAATGGACTTCAAATGGTACATAATAAAGTTCTGAGAAAATTGACGTTTGGAAAGAAAGACTTACGGGCGTGTGACAAATTTTGGTTTCCCTTCAGCATCTTGTCCAATTGGAGCCCTAGTGTCAACAGGACCACATCAAAAGAGATTAGATATGATGAATAACTTCCAATGAATTAAGAGTTTTATGACAAAGCAGAGTATACCTTGTAATGAGGCATGAAGCCACATCTAAACCTAACTTGGCGGTTGGGTCAAATGTAAATCTGCAAATTTTGGAGAATAAAGATAATTTGTATAAGAACATTTGTATTGAATATGCTCATACTATTTGCAGATCTAAGAGTAAGTTGAAAACATTCCTGTTTATAGTGCACCTCTGATCAAAATAAAATTTCCATCACTGTTGTGTAAGTAAATTAAGGATCTGACAAACTGACACATTCTATTCATGTTAGCATGTATGATGCCAGTTTCCATATTAATCACCTGTATGCTATGTGTGGGCAACACATGTTATTTTTTACCATAAGCTTTTAATGGGGGAGGATATTAAAGAGAAAGCATCACTGAGAAACTAGGAGTAAATATCAAACATCAAACAATAAGGTATAGAGTGATTGCTGATTTGAGAGAGACTAGAAGATTATACCTGAACAATTGAGTATTGTGGCTAACTCTTGCCGAGTCTTGCAGCTTAAATTCTGTCCATTTATTCGGATTAAGTGCTGGAGAAACACGTTAAAAACAATTACTCAGTATGAATTAGGGGTGACAAAACTGGACATATGGCATATGTCCAGGATTCATGCTTGATATGATAAGTTGCTAATACTTCAAGATGAAAACCTTTAAGCTAAATATATACTCTTAAAAAGTCCGATCAATTTTCCTCCAAGTGTTTGGGAAAAGAGAGACTCACCAACTTTTGGACCAGTCTGTTCTTCTTTGATTTCATCTAGATAAACCTGTGAAAGAAATAAGAGTATTCAACTCTCAATACCGAAGAACAGACTTACTCACAAACAACTTGCTACTTTGGCTCATATCAAATGACTAACATTTAGCCGAAATGTAGCATGTCAATGTATCACACACAGGTTTTACGAAGAAAACAATACACATAAACAACGTCGTAACATGTTTCCCTCGACTCCCCAGTTGATTAAATTTAGTTGACAACGAACACCGAAAAAAATGGGAATGCAATCATCCAATAATCAATGAAGGACAGACCTAATTGACCGACATAATCCAGCAACTCTTGCAGTCGTAAATGTAATGCATACATGATCTCCTGTATTTTTGTTAACATCACTCTTTCAACAGCTAAGCAATATCTATTATCTTACCAAACACACTCACTACTCTTATCGAAACGAAAACCAAATGCATGAACAATCTCTACAAGCTCCAAAAGAATCTGAATGAACCTCACAAATCAAATACACTACTATCCTAATCACTTTAGTTAACTCAACTCTACATTCCAGAATCAACACTAAAAAAAAATCAAAATCAAAGATTAAGATCACCAAAACCTAATCCGCTACTCCACACACAAAAGCCACTGAGCTACACTACATTGTGACAAAACAGGACTAAAAACCTAGACGAAACCGGCGAGAGAATCTTACCGGATCGGAAACCGACGAGTGGTAGTAGACGTACGAGATTCCGCCGGAGACAGCCGCGAGAGCACCGATCGGAAAGCGGAAGGCGGACCTGGAGTGGCCGGAGCCGGAGTTGAAGGCGGCGGTGAAGGCGGTTGGGGTGGCCTTGGCGAGTCTCTGAAAGAAGGCAGCCATTTTCTCTCCAGGTAAAAGTAAAACCCTCGGTGCTGAAGAAGAAGAAGACTGAAGAAAATGATCTGGTGTGTACGCGGCAGTGAATTGTTTTCCTACGCTGCTTGCGTGGAGGTCTTTGATTCGATGAGGAGGGATGGTTGTATCCAAGTCAGAGACGTGTATTTTGGATTGGGCGGGCCAGAGAGTCGAATATGGGCCTGGCCCGGCCTTATACTGCGCTGTATAAGGGTTTAGGGGTTAAGAATGAGGAAAAATTTGTGCAGTTTTTTGTTAAAGACAATTGAATTCTTGATCTATTGAGTTATGAAAGTTTCAGATTGATACAAATTTGTGAAACACGTTTGAGATTTGACTCTGCTAATGCAAATAGTCTAAATAAGCTTTACCATAGAGAACCGAAACAAACATATAGACGTGCTTAGTGAGTATGACGTGCAATATGGCACATCCGTCACGCGGGAGACTTGCTTGTTGGTGAGTATATGGCACATCCGTCACGCGGGAGGCTTGGTTGTTGATCCAAAGTGTTTTTGGCCACGTAGACAAATCTGTGAAATATGCCATGTCTGCTTCACATGGGTTGGACCCCCATTCCATCACAAAGATTGGAGTCATTAGGTTTTGGTGATACGTCCTTAGCTACTGGTTCATGCTGACAAATTCCAGTGTTATAAAACTATAATCAATTTTTGTTCCTTAAATTCTTGTTAGTGTCGCCAGTTACTACTTTATTCACAAGATCTATATTTCTTGCTCATGAGAAATCAACATTTGTTGCTAATGTGCATTAATACACACTGGTCTCATACTCATTGCATTTGTTGAATTTGATTGTTCTATGATATGACTTTTACCTTTATATAGAGAGTACATAAGTTAGGTAAAATAAGGTGAGTTGTTTTGAGCTGATATATGTAG encodes:
- the LOC101301046 gene encoding zinc finger CCCH domain-containing protein 34-like, translating into MDDEDLLKRNTDCVHFMATPPACDKGLECEFRHSKIARLNPKVCWYWLAGDCLNLSCAFRHPLCLKPLEEEHEAALSESAPSSISANKSNVPCYFYLNGMCSKGDSCTFLHDIEGSVSTGKCSNTASTCTEALPSENKASVVNETASAPTVGLHPKQLIQDTKFHPKQDLDDWEQPQKSVSHVSEYGDEEVDEIRSNPLLLPAEGSIHSKSPVFTDQSSEERADDLIVQDEWWESSPDFDVIVDNLGGEVSPEYFPTLDGEHWELNKEWHDYDNPDEYDPMCPENIMLDSILSRKRKLMPMEDDQEGLDLRNHLRRRRVIDDCSVSGLSRMHESLQLIGRRQEWPQRHDTGRPGRLASEVVNRTHDTRKENEVFNSAGIQRRPRKHSQQYRSRKLRERRLAQPQFPSSEFTRNPVPREKRSSKEDLTVFTGPKSLAQIKEEKKKAGDNGGGIRKSRCVQRTRDDFQGPKPFTEILKEKRKIADRSGSGSN
- the LOC101304504 gene encoding NADH-cytochrome b5 reductase-like protein-like, producing the protein MAAFFQRLAKATPTAFTAAFNSGSGHSRSAFRFPIGALAAVSGGISYVYYHSSVYLDEIKEEQTGPKVALNPNKWTEFKLQDSARVSHNTQLFRFTFDPTAKLGLDVASCLITRAPIGQDAEGKPKFVTRPYTPISDPESKGYFDLLIKVYPEGKMSQHFASLKPGDVLEVKGPIEKLRYIPNMKKHIGMIAGGSGITPMLQVIEAILKNPDDTTKVSLLYANVSPDDILLKQKLDLLAAAHPNLKVYYTVDNPTKSWKGGKGFISKDMAVKGLPGPSEDTLILVCGPPGMMEHISGGKAKDWSQGELSGILKELGYTEEMVYKF